In one Canis lupus dingo isolate Sandy chromosome 16, ASM325472v2, whole genome shotgun sequence genomic region, the following are encoded:
- the LOC112650955 gene encoding olfactory receptor 10AC1: protein MDGPGNASVPRGFLLQGFSEFPHLRPVLFLLLLAVHLATVGGNLLILVAVASVPSRPPMLLFLCQLSAIELCYTLVVVPRSLADLAAPGPPGGSPISFLGCALQMQMFVALGGAECFLLATMAYDRYVAVCHPLRYAAVVTPGLCARLALACCLGGLAVSVGLAGAVFHLPFCGSRLLVHFFCDITALLELACTRSYADELPLLGACLLLLLLPSLLILASYGAIAAALHRLRCPRGRRKAASTCASHLAVTCLHYGCATFMYARPKASYSPRRDRTLALVYTNVTPLLYPLIYSLRNREVTAAIRRVLGRGRQAQGLREP, encoded by the coding sequence ATGGACGGTCCCGGCAACGCCAGCGTGCCCCGAGGCTTTCTCCTTCAGGGCTTCTCTGAGTTCCCACACCTGAGGCCCGTGCTCTTCTTGCTGCTGCTGGCCGTGCACCTGGCCACCGTGGGCGGGAACCTGCTCATCCTGGTGGCCGTGGCCTCGGTGCCCAGCCGGCCGCCCATGCTGCTCTTCCTGTGCCAGCTGTCAGCCATCGAGCTCTGTTACACGCTGGTGGTGGTGCCCCGCTCCCTGGCCGACCTGGCCGCGCCGGGGCCCCCCGGGGGCAGCCCCATCTCCTTCCTGGGCTGCGCGCTGCAGATGCAGATGTTCGTGGCGCTGGGTGGGGCCGAGTGCTTCCTGCTGGCCACCATGGCCTACGACCGCTACGTGGCCGTCTGCCACCCGCTGCGCTACGCGGCGGTGGTCACCCCGGGGCTGTGCGCGCGGCTGGCCCTGGCCTGCTGCCTCGGGGGCCTGGCGGTGTCCGTGGGGCTGGCGGGGGCCGTCTTCCACCTGCCCTTCTGCGGCTCCCGCCTGCTGGTGCACTTCTTCTGCGACATCACGGCGCTGCTGGAGCTGGCCTGCACGCGGAGCTACGCGGACGAGCTGCCCCTGCTGGGCgcctgcctgctgctgctgctgctgccctcgCTGCTCATCCTGGCCTCCTACGGGGCCATCGCCGCCGCCCTGCACCGCCTGCGCTGCCCCCGCGGCCGGCGCAAGGCCGCCTCCACCTGCGCCTCGCACCTGGCCGTCACCTGCCTGCACTACGGCTGCGCCACCTTCATGTACGCGCGCCCCAAGGCCAGCTACTCCCCGCGGCGGGACCGCACGCTGGCGCTGGTCTACACCAACGTCACCCCGCTGCTGTACCCGCTCATCTACAGCCTGCGCAATCGCGAGGTCACCGCGGCCATCCGCAgggtgctggggcgggggcggcaggCGCAAGGTCTGCGTGAGCCCTGA